One window of the Mytilus galloprovincialis chromosome 14, xbMytGall1.hap1.1, whole genome shotgun sequence genome contains the following:
- the LOC143059193 gene encoding cyclin-Y-like protein 1, whose product MGNKQSCCSFGGSKPRRPEDAYRTSTTPQSANHRQDDVRVTLTHNNLSTPSLSAVPHISDREILPEENEADPSIHPTATTLFSSKSQSEIAKNYKKRRISQYEPRSYQTEHLHNNALRKCSSCSTIFIDDSTVSQPNLKNTIKAVAYAVYFHIRNRESNRTLEIFDEKAHPLSKELVPEDYSTRDPEHKHIYRFVRNLFSAAQLTAECAIVTLVYLERLLHYAEINIMPANWRRIVLGAILLSSKVWDDQAVWNVDYCQILKDIAVEDINDLERKFLEMIDFNINVPASVYAKYYFDLRVLADANDLSFPLEPLNKERAIKLEAMSTEETLAKLQKPSLFRSNSLDGMTSNPRQSIVIIS is encoded by the exons ATGGGGAATAAGCAATCATGCTGTTCATTTGGAGGGTCCAAGCCGAGACGACCTGAGGATGCATACAGGACTTCAACCACACCTCAGTCTGCTAATCACAGACAAGATGATGTACGTGTGACGTTAACACACAATAACCTGAGTACACCTTCTTTGTCAGCGGTACCACACATAAGTGACAGGGAAATCTTACCTGAAG aAAATGAAGCTGACCCTTCAATTCATCCTACAGCTACAaccttgttttcttcaaagtCCCAAAGTGAGATAGCAAAAA ATTATAAGAAAAGAAGGATAAGTCAGTATGAACCCAGAAGTTATCAAACAGAACACCTTCacaat AATGCTTTAAGAAAGTGTAGTTCGTGTTCTACGATATTTATAGATGATTCCACCGTCAGTCAACCAAACCTTAAAAACACAATCAAGGCCGTAGCTTATGCTGTATACTTCCACATCAGAAACAGAGAAAGTAACCGAACTCTGGAGATATTTGATGAGAAGGCACATCCGCTATCT AAGGAATTAGTTCCTGAAGATTACAGCACACGTGACCCTgaacataaacatatatacagaTTTGTACGGAATTTGTTTAGTGCTGCTCAACTTACTGCAGAATGTGCAATAGTAACATTG GTATATTTAGAAAGACTTTTACACTATGCTGAGATAAACATTATGCCGGCTAACTGGCGACGTATTGTATTAGGTGCTATCCTTCTCTCGTCTAAAGTATGGGACGATCAAGCCGTCTGGAATGTGGATTATTGTCAAATCTTAAAAGACATTGCAGTTGAAGATAT aaATGATCTAGAAAGAAAGTTTTTAGAAATGATAGACTTTAATATCAATGTTCCTGCTAGTGTTTATGCCAaatattattttgatctgagagtgCTGGCTGATGCTAACGATCTGAGTTTCCCTCTGGAGCCCCTCAATAAAGAAAGAGCTATCAAGTTGGAG GCAATGTCTACAGAAGAAACCCTTGCCAAATTACAGAAACCGTCATTATTTAGATCTAACAGTCTAGATGGTATGACCAGTAACCCAAGACAGAGCATAGTTATCATATCTTAA